The following is a genomic window from Geminicoccus roseus DSM 18922.
GTCGCTGTCGGAAAACAGGTTGAAGGCGCCGGTCAGGGCCTTGTGCACGAATTGCGGCACCGGCAGGGCGTCATAGGGGGCCAGCAGCTTCTGCGCGGCATAGACCGGGTGGCTGGCCCAGAGCTCGTCGCCGCCATCGCCGGTGAACACGAACGGGACCTTGCCGCCGGCGGCGCGCGCCACGATCCAGGTGCCCTCGTTGATCCCCACATCGGTGAACGGCACCTCCATCTCGGCCGACACGTCGCCGACGCTCAAGGCCTCGTTCTCACCGTAGCGCACGGTCTCGTGCTCGGTGCCGAGCTGCTTGGCCAGTTCCGCCGCATAGTGGGATTCGTCGAACCCGGCGCCGGCGCAGGAAAAGGCGAAGCTCCGGATCGGCCCGGACTCGTGGCGGCGCAGGAAGGTCGCGGTGGAGCTGGAATCCATGCCGCCGGACAGCATGATGCCGATCGGGGTGGTGGTCATCCGCCGCACGATCGCGGCTTCCAGCAGCTCGCGGAAGTTGCGGGCGAGCTCGGCCTCGTCGGGGGCATGCGGCGCCGCGAAGGACAGGCGGTACCAGTGGTGCAGGCTGGCGGCGCCGGTCGCGAGGTCGACGGTCACATGGCCGCCCGGCGGCACCCGGCGCACGCCCTTGTCCAGGGTGGCGGTGCCCGGCACGTAGCAATAGGTCAGGAACTCGGCGAGCCCCAGCCCGTCGATGCCGCCTTCCAGCAGGCCGGTCGGGCGCAGGTCGCGGATCCTGGAGGCGAACAGCACGCCCTCGGGGCGCTCGGCATAGAACAGGGGCTCGGCGCCGAACCGGTCGCGCACCAGCAGCAGGCGGCGCTTCGGCGCGTCGTACCAGGCAAGCGCGAACACGCCGTCCAGCCCGTCCAGGCCGGCCGGCCCGTGCTGGATCAGGCGGGCCAGGACCGCCTGGGCCAGGTCGCCCTTCTGCTCGTCCTCGCGGGCCGAGGCCAGGATCGGCCGGCCGGACAGCGCCAGCCAGGAGCCGCTGGCGGCATCCTTCGCCACGCGGTCCAGGGCGTCCAGGGAACCGACCCGCCAGGGCAGCACCACGGCGGCGACGTCTTCGGCATGCAGCAGGACGTCGTTCTCGGCGCCGCCGGACCAGGGCTGGTCCTGGCGCCGCGACAGGGCACCGGTCGCACCGAGCAGCATGTCAGTGGCTCCCGCGGACCGCGGCGCTGCCGACCGGCTGCGGCTGGGCGAGCTGACGGTACATGCGGGCGAGACCGGCGGCGTTGGCGCGCACGCTGTGCCGCTCGGCGACCTCCTTGGCCGCGGCCGACCGGCGGGCGCGGTCGTCCGGGTTGTCGACCATCTCGATCATCGCGGCGGCGAGCGCGTCCTGGTCGTCCGGCTTCACCAGCACCCCGGCGGCGGAATGGCTGAGCAGCTCCTTCTGCTCGCCCAGATCGGTGGCGATCGCCGGCAGGCCGTGGGCGAAGCCCTCCAGCAGGTGCACCGAGCTGAACCGCTCGTTCAGGAACGGCGCCACCACCGCGTCGGCGGCGGCCATGTAGGTGGTCGCCTGGTCGAGCTGCTCGATCAGGTCGACGCGATGGCCGATGCCCAGCTCCGCGATCAGCTTCTTCAGCTCGTTCAGCATGTGGTCCGTGTCGCGGATCCAGCTGATGCCCTCATATTCCTTGGGCGTGCGGTGGTAGTAGGTGGGCTTGTAGACGAAGGCCAGCCGGGTGTCCGGCCGGGCCGCCACCACCTTGGCGAAGGCGCGCATCAGGTACTCGTTGCCGCGCTCCGGCCCGAGCTTGGTCAGGCAGACGAACACCTTCTCGTCGGGGCTCCAGCCGAGCTCGGCACGGGCGGCCTCGCGGGTGGTGGTGCGCGCCGCCTCGAAGCGGGATTCCGGGATGGCGTGCGGCATGATCGACAAGCGGTCGGCCGGCAGCCGGCGGACGTCGCGCATGTAATCGCGGCACATCGGCGAGGCGGCCAGGGCATGGCCGGTCGACGAGGCAAGCATCCGGTCGGCGACCTTCAAGTAGCCGGGATAGGGGAAGTAGATCTGGGTGTCGAAGTCGTGCACCACCGTGGGCACGCCATTCATCTTCCCGGCAAGGCGGCCGAAGGTCGACGCCGCGTAGCAGAACAGGTGCATCACGTCGATCTCGTGCTTCTTGCATAAGGACGTGATCGTGGTGAGCGTGGAAAGGTCGTACTTGCCCTTGTTGAGATTGACGACCTTCATCGGCGCGGTCTTGAAGAGCTCGACCACTTCGTCGCTGGCGCGCAAGAAATACGGGAAGACGCGGACCTCGTTCGGGTCGAACATCGGCGCCAAATTCATGAACAACCGGCCACCGCCATGCAGACTGCCGTCATAGCATACATGGTCGATGAGCCAGAGAACGTTGATCGGAGCCATCAGTTCATCCCGGCTTTCGTCGATTCAAAAGACGAAGCAAATGTGCGGACCATCAGTGCCATCGACTTTCCGCCTGCGACCGACGGCACTCGCACCGTTATTAGGCGGGCCTCGCTCTTATATCAATCGCAGCGGGCTGCCGCACGTACCTCGCTGCATCCGCCCCGGGCGCCGCTGCCGGCCGGCAATCCCGCCGCGCTATGCCCTTGACGCGCCGGCCGCCATCCGCCGAGTGGACGGGGAGAAGCGCACAGGACGAGGAGCGACGCAT
Proteins encoded in this region:
- a CDS encoding asparagine synthetase B family protein, which encodes MLLGATGALSRRQDQPWSGGAENDVLLHAEDVAAVVLPWRVGSLDALDRVAKDAASGSWLALSGRPILASAREDEQKGDLAQAVLARLIQHGPAGLDGLDGVFALAWYDAPKRRLLLVRDRFGAEPLFYAERPEGVLFASRIRDLRPTGLLEGGIDGLGLAEFLTYCYVPGTATLDKGVRRVPPGGHVTVDLATGAASLHHWYRLSFAAPHAPDEAELARNFRELLEAAIVRRMTTTPIGIMLSGGMDSSSTATFLRRHESGPIRSFAFSCAGAGFDESHYAAELAKQLGTEHETVRYGENEALSVGDVSAEMEVPFTDVGINEGTWIVARAAGGKVPFVFTGDGGDELWASHPVYAAQKLLAPYDALPVPQFVHKALTGAFNLFSDSDQKRDLKVKLKRILPAPGLPKAIGPFRWRAYYAPGDFPGLLTQDGQALVRGQDPFASVVASYDGYDGPDDGLSPHLYSDYTTTSTFYFSRLMLLRRFGIEHRLPFYDKELVEYGARIPAHLKLEGIERTKRLFRQAMEGVLPDIINHRKDKLGHSVPMKNWLRESGPLWQWVSSQLSPEAVRRRGLFQPAAVQRLIEEHRAKRHNHSHRLWAMAVLEAWLRVHHDGLEQAPARREAA
- a CDS encoding glycosyltransferase family 4 protein, whose protein sequence is MAPINVLWLIDHVCYDGSLHGGGRLFMNLAPMFDPNEVRVFPYFLRASDEVVELFKTAPMKVVNLNKGKYDLSTLTTITSLCKKHEIDVMHLFCYAASTFGRLAGKMNGVPTVVHDFDTQIYFPYPGYLKVADRMLASSTGHALAASPMCRDYMRDVRRLPADRLSIMPHAIPESRFEAARTTTREAARAELGWSPDEKVFVCLTKLGPERGNEYLMRAFAKVVAARPDTRLAFVYKPTYYHRTPKEYEGISWIRDTDHMLNELKKLIAELGIGHRVDLIEQLDQATTYMAAADAVVAPFLNERFSSVHLLEGFAHGLPAIATDLGEQKELLSHSAAGVLVKPDDQDALAAAMIEMVDNPDDRARRSAAAKEVAERHSVRANAAGLARMYRQLAQPQPVGSAAVRGSH